One genomic segment of Brassica napus cultivar Da-Ae chromosome A3, Da-Ae, whole genome shotgun sequence includes these proteins:
- the LOC106449312 gene encoding calcium uniporter protein 1, mitochondrial — protein MYIEFTLSLWFFFLDFVVDYFVLILAMAMGKLLSQRLFNISKMSLQGLMNCRISSSSLAVRTRVPKDPGEATVDPEPGDVSVSRRFWQNIAVNWMDTTLKVPVRESLMDKLREMDVNKGRIRLDGLSPPMKPAAEEETLALGLTVQDAKKLLRAAQIEVVKTKLMETGQSWIPYSDFVSVCNDSCSDPAHGSWIGKMLDDSGNVIVLGDYVCLRPDQVTKSIEGLLPLTQIRNPKDPRKKELKELEAIKKVIDQKSHFLVRRELQAGLGFMILQTALFMRLTFWELTWDVMEPICFYVTSIYFMAGYSFFLRTSKEPSFEGFYQSRFEDKQRKLMEAQDFDAGRYDELKKLFNPKPSSACVSKILRTIQN, from the exons atgtatattgaaTTCACTCTTTCTCTTTGGTTTTTCTTTCTGGATTTCGTTgttgattattttgttttgattctgGCAATGGCTATGGGGAAGCTTTTGTCGCAGCGTTTGTTCAACATCTCTAAGATGTCGTTGCAAGGTCTCATGAACTGTCGAATCTCCTCGTCTTCGTTAGCCGTGCGGACCAGGGTTCCCAAAGACCCAGGAGAAGCCACGGTTGATCCGGAGCCTGGTGATGTGTCGGTGTCACGTAGGTTTTGGCAGAACATCGCCGTGAATTGGATGGATACGACTCTGAAGGTGCCGGTTAGGGAGAGTTTGATGGATAAGCTTCGAGAGATGGATGTGAACAAGGGCCGGATTCGATTAGACGGACTTTCACCTCCGATGAAACCCGCGGCGGAGGAGGAGACGTTGGCTTTGGGGCTTACCGTGCAAGACGCCAAGAAGTTGCTTAGAGCTGCGCAGATTGAAGTCGTGAAAACGAAGCTGATGGAGACAGGGCAAAGCTGGATCCCTTACTCTGATTTCGTCAGCGTCTGCAATGATTCTTGTTCCGATCCTGCTCATGGAAGTTGGATAGGGAAGATGCTTGATGATTCAGGAAACGTCATCGTTCTGGGAGATTATGTGTGCTTGAGACCTGATCAG GTAACCAAATCCATTGAGGGCCTGCTTCCTTTAACACAGATCCGTAACCCAAAGGACCCAAGAAAAAAGGAGCTAAAAGAGCTTGAAGCCATAAAGAAGGTCATTGACCAGAAATCACATTTCTTGGTGAGGAGAGAGCTTCAGGCTGGTCTTGGTTTCATGATCCTCCAGACCGCATTGTTCATGAGGCTAACCTTCTGGGAACTCACATGGGACGTTATGGAGCCAATATGTTTCTATGTCACATCTATATACTTCATGGCCGGTTACTCTTTTTTCCTCAGGACTTCAAAAGAGCCTTCCTTTGAAGGGTTTTACCAAAGCAGGTTTGAGGATAAACAGAGGAAACTGATGGAGGCTCAAGATTTTGATGCTGGGAGGTATGATGAGCTGAAGAAGCTGTTTAATCCAAAGCCTTCTTCAGCTTGTGTTTCCAAGATTCTTAGAACTATACAGAATTAA